In the genome of Quercus robur chromosome 3, dhQueRobu3.1, whole genome shotgun sequence, one region contains:
- the LOC126719663 gene encoding uncharacterized protein LOC126719663, which translates to MSVVRSPAEDSNSKPKRARLEIRLSLSFSDKDKIGTIQPHDDALVVTLRIGGYDVKIVMLNQGSCVEVMYPDLHRELNLKPEDLITYDSPLVSFDRKLVIPKGQIRLLVQASSEVVEVDFIVVDAYSPYKAIVARPWLHTLGAVFSTMHQKVKYLFRDRIKELVGNQSMAR; encoded by the coding sequence ATGTCTGTAGTTAGATCACCAGCCGAGGATTCCAACTCCAAGCCGAAGAGGGCTAGACTGGAAATCCGACTTTCGTTGAGTTTCTCGGACAAAGACAAGATTGGAACCATCCAACCACATGATGACGCTTTGGTGGTCACCCTCAGGATAGGGGGGTATGATGTAAAGATAGTAATGTTGAACCAGGGCAGTTGTGTAGAAGTCATGTATCCTGACTTGCATAGAGAACTAAACTTGAAACCTGAAGACCTAATAACCTACGATTCGCCTCTGGTAAGTTTTGATAGGAAGCTTGTTATCCCGAAGGGCCAGATTAGGTTGCTTGTACAGGCCAGCTCAGAggtagtggaagtggacttcatagtGGTGGATGCATACTCCCCTTACAAGGCCATTGTGGCCAGACCCTGGCTTCATACCTTGGGTGCTGTTTTTTCAACTATGCATCAGAAGGTGAAGTATCTATTCAGAGACCGAATTAAGGAGCTGGTAGGGAACCAATCCATGGCTAGGTAG